Proteins encoded in a region of the Salipiger sp. CCB-MM3 genome:
- a CDS encoding Pr6Pr family membrane protein translates to MTQTRRLTALLIAVLAFGALWLQVHVGLDRRPDREVWEELWRLGRYFTILTNLMVAVTFAAIAGGHRPRPWWTAAVTLWILIVAIVYHGLLARPLDGIRWWSDMAVHTFVPTAVVVWWLMLARKDGLAPRHAVYWLLWPLLYVSYALIRGEFDGRHPYFFIDPHEVGWPGVGLWCVALGLSFWLGGLGMVALGRFLSRPSDRADGAPDGPQAR, encoded by the coding sequence ATGACCCAGACACGCCGCCTGACTGCCCTGCTCATCGCCGTGCTCGCCTTCGGCGCGCTGTGGCTGCAGGTGCATGTGGGGCTGGACCGCAGGCCAGACCGCGAGGTCTGGGAAGAGCTCTGGCGGCTGGGGCGCTATTTCACCATCCTCACGAACCTCATGGTCGCGGTGACTTTTGCCGCCATCGCTGGTGGCCACCGGCCAAGGCCGTGGTGGACCGCCGCCGTAACGCTGTGGATTCTCATCGTCGCCATCGTCTACCACGGGCTGCTGGCGCGCCCGCTCGATGGCATCCGCTGGTGGTCGGACATGGCGGTGCACACCTTCGTGCCCACCGCGGTCGTGGTCTGGTGGCTGATGCTGGCGCGCAAGGACGGGCTGGCCCCGCGGCATGCGGTGTACTGGCTGCTCTGGCCGTTGCTCTATGTCAGCTACGCGCTGATCCGCGGCGAGTTCGACGGGCGGCACCCCTATTTCTTCATCGACCCGCATGAGGTCGGCTGGCCGGGGGTGGGGCTGTGGTGCGTCGCGCTGGGGCTGAGCTTCTGGCTCGGCGGGCTGGGGATGGTGGCGCTGGGGCGGTTTCTCAGCCGTCCATCTGATCGAGCAGATGGCGCCCCTGACGGTCCTCAAGCTCGATGA
- a CDS encoding DUF1491 family protein — MPEPRLATHVWVGGYLRLLSLQDIPAYVTAHGDDTAGAVIVKLATLDGLAVAYSREWDLMTGARRWAVLAEGPEYEVDARVSKQREFDPDLWVIELEDRQGRHLLDQMDG; from the coding sequence ATGCCTGAGCCTCGGCTCGCCACGCATGTCTGGGTCGGGGGCTACCTGCGGCTTTTGTCGCTGCAGGACATCCCCGCCTATGTCACCGCCCATGGCGATGACACCGCGGGCGCGGTGATCGTCAAGCTCGCCACGCTCGACGGGCTGGCGGTGGCCTATTCCCGCGAATGGGACCTGATGACCGGCGCGCGCCGCTGGGCCGTGCTGGCCGAAGGGCCGGAATATGAGGTCGATGCGCGCGTGAGCAAACAGCGCGAGTTCGACCCCGATCTCTGGGTCATCGAGCTTGAGGACCGTCAGGGGCGCCATCTGCTCGATCAGATGGACGGCTGA